The segment TTTATTGGAGGCGCGGAATTTGCCAATGCATTTTCTGAATTGAATGATCCAGTTGACCAGCGGAAAAGGTTGGAGGCGCAAGCCGAACTGAAAGAAAAAGGAGACGAAGAAGCCCAGCCGGTAGACGAAAATTTTATCCAAGCGATGGAATGCGGCATGCCGCCAACCGGCGGTGTCGGCATCGGTATGGACCGCCTCGTAATGCTGCTAACCGATCAGCGGTGGATTCGCGATGTTATATTATTTCCAATTATGCGGTCGTCAGGAGACGATTAAATCGAATCCCGGCTTATGGGTTCCGGGAGTAATTGTAAATGCAATTTTCATTTAAGATAGCACTTAGATATTTAAGAACACCCGGGATTAAAACCTTTTCATCCTTTGCCGGGATTTTTGCTATGATTGGGTTATCCATCGGCGTTGCCTCTTTGTTACTGACATCTGGCATTCTCAATGGATTTGAAAAAGTATTATCCGAAAAAATATCCGATTTTGATGGAGATATAAGAATTCAACATTTTTTAAACCATCCACTCAACCGGAATAGCGCGGAAATGGAAATGGCGAAAACTATATTAATGAATCGCGACCCGCGCGCAGAATTGCGAGCATTCATCCAAAATCCCGCACTGCTTCGTATCGGGAAAAAAGCAGAAGGAGTTTTGGTGGAAGGGATCGAATCCGGAAGTACTCTGCCGACAGCTGCACAATTGCTGGTTGAAGGCACGTGGATCCAATCTGAATCCGAAATTATTATAGGAAAAACACTTGCTGACAAATTTGATTTATCCGTTGGGCAATCAGTTGTGTTATTTGATATGGCTTCTATTTCGGGATCTTTGGGTTACCGCCGCGCAAAAACATTTACCATTTCCGGGTTCTTCCACTCCGGGCTTCAGGAATATGATAAATCACTAGTATTCACAAATTTATCTTCAGCGGGGGCGCTATTTAAGTACGATAATAATGTATCCGGGTGGACGACTCACGGTACCAATCCGGACCAAGTAGAATCGATTGTAGCTACGCTGGACGAAAAATTGCCGTACCCATACTTTACGCAGTCCTTTATTGATAAACATTATATACTGTTTCAGTGGATTAAAGTGCAGCAGTGGCCTATTTACATTTTGTTTGGGCTGATTACTTTGGTTGGCTTAGTAAATATCATATCGGCATTGTCTATGGTTGTGTTGGAGAAAATTAGCAATATGGGAGTTTTGCTCGCTCTTGGCATTCCAAAAAAAGGATTACGCGCGATATTCCTAATGAAAGGGATGTTGATTGGATTTGGCGGCGCTATAATTGGATGCGTACTGGCCTTTGGAATCGGCTATTTACAATCTGAATTTGGACTCATTCCTATTCCGGAGGATGTCTATTTCATGGACAAGATTCCGATAGATTTCAGCCTGAAATCCACCGCAATCATTCTCGGTTTTGCTGTACTTGGTTCTGCTCTGGCATCTTTTTGGCCGGCCTCATCCGCTTCAAACTTAAAACCCTCAAGTGTATTGCGTTACGAATGAAGCTAAATTTAAAACTCGCATCAAGATTCCTTTTAAGCCAGAGAGAAAATAGGCCGGGGAAATTATCGGCTTGGATTGCCGTAATTGGTCTTTCGGTTGGATGTTTTTCCATGATTGTTGCTACGGCGGTGCTGAGGGGATTTGAGGAAAAAGTAACCGAACGACTGGCATCCATCGAAGGCGATTTGCGCATCACCGGATTTAATTCAGAAGGCGAAATTTCCAACGCTTTTACGGTATTATCTCAACAAAAATCTGTCAAATCATTCGCTGGATTTATGGAACGAAAAGGATTGATTACGTTTGACGGAAAATACCATAAAATGGTCACGATGAAGGCGCTAGACATGTCACAGTTAGAATCAGTTTACGGTATTTCAATATCCATTGCAGAAGAAACTTATGGAATTGCAGTGGGAAAACATCTCGCACAACGACTCAATGCAGGCATCGGCTCAGAATTGAGTTTGCTGAGTCCCGTGGACCAACCTGCATTGTTCGGACTTCCGCTATCACAGAAAGTTGTGATTTCTAATATTTTCCAAACTGATGTGCTTGATTATGATGACAGGCTCGTGTTTATTCCATTGGCCGTCGGCAAGAAACTGTTTACAAGAAAACAACTTTTGGATGGCATTGACGTCCGCTTGACCTCCGGTGAAAATGTAAAAAAAGTACAACTCGCTCTTACGCAAATCTTTCCACAATCGCTTTCTGTTACAACATGGGAATCGGCGCATCCGAGTTTACTGAATGCCATGAAACTGGAACGTATCGGCGCATTGGTTGTCCTCAGCCTTATTATCATTGTTTCCGGGTTTAACCTGGCATCAACTCTATTTCTCATTATCATCCGGAAGACAAAAGAGTTTGGCATCTTAAGAGCAATGGGGCTACCGCAGGCAAATGTTCGCTCGATCATATTTACACAGGGAATACTGATCGGTTTTGTAGGTATTGCTGCCGGGTCCACCTTTGGGTTAATTTTGGTATGGACTCAGCAAGCCATCGGATTCATTCCGCTGCCGTCCGATATCTATTTTCTAGATTCTGTCCCTATGATATTGTTGTCGGCTGACGTTTTTTGGATTATAGCGATTTCGTTGATTTTAATTCTTGGATTTATTATCATTACCTCATGGAAAGCAAACAGAATGCCCTTATTTGAATCTTTGCAATACGAAAAATGATTTTATCCGCAGATAACATATCCAAATCATTTTCAAAAGGATCGGAAACAATTTCTGTATTTCAGGACCTTAATTTGGTAGTAGATGCCGGTGATCTTATTACAATAATGGGTCCATCGGGTGCTGGGAAATCTACCTTGCTTAATGTACTTGGTACGCTGGATACACCGGATTCAGGGACCGTGTCCATTCACGGGAAAAACACAAACGGCCTGAATGACGCAGACCTTGCAGCGGTGAGGAATACGTCCATGGGATTTGTATTTCAATTCCATCATTTACTTCCTGAATTCACCGCGTTGGAAAATATTGTAATCCCCGCTGAGATCAACCCAAGACAGGATTCACCTAAACAAAAAGCGTTGGAACTATTGGATTATGTCGGACTTTCGGATCGAAAAGATCATTATCCGTCCGAACTCTCCGGAGGTGAACGATCCCGTGTGGCGGTGTTGCGTGCGCTCATCAATAATCCGGAAATCGTGTTTGCGGATGAACCGACAGGAAACCTTGATGCGGAGAACGCAAAAAAATTAACAGAACTGATTCAAAAGCTGCACAAGGATACACATAAGGCATTTGTGATTGCAACGCATAATGCAAATGTCGCGGACATCGGAACGCGCAAATTGGTATTAAAAGATAGACGACTTTCTGAAAGTGATGTAA is part of the Candidatus Neomarinimicrobiota bacterium genome and harbors:
- a CDS encoding ABC transporter ATP-binding protein; this translates as MLSADNISKSFSKGSETISVFQDLNLVVDAGDLITIMGPSGAGKSTLLNVLGTLDTPDSGTVSIHGKNTNGLNDADLAAVRNTSMGFVFQFHHLLPEFTALENIVIPAEINPRQDSPKQKALELLDYVGLSDRKDHYPSELSGGERSRVAVLRALINNPEIVFADEPTGNLDAENAKKLTELIQKLHKDTHKAFVIATHNANVADIGTRKLVLKDRRLSESDVI
- a CDS encoding ABC transporter permease, producing MQFSFKIALRYLRTPGIKTFSSFAGIFAMIGLSIGVASLLLTSGILNGFEKVLSEKISDFDGDIRIQHFLNHPLNRNSAEMEMAKTILMNRDPRAELRAFIQNPALLRIGKKAEGVLVEGIESGSTLPTAAQLLVEGTWIQSESEIIIGKTLADKFDLSVGQSVVLFDMASISGSLGYRRAKTFTISGFFHSGLQEYDKSLVFTNLSSAGALFKYDNNVSGWTTHGTNPDQVESIVATLDEKLPYPYFTQSFIDKHYILFQWIKVQQWPIYILFGLITLVGLVNIISALSMVVLEKISNMGVLLALGIPKKGLRAIFLMKGMLIGFGGAIIGCVLAFGIGYLQSEFGLIPIPEDVYFMDKIPIDFSLKSTAIILGFAVLGSALASFWPASSASNLKPSSVLRYE
- a CDS encoding FtsX-like permease family protein, whose amino-acid sequence is MKLNLKLASRFLLSQRENRPGKLSAWIAVIGLSVGCFSMIVATAVLRGFEEKVTERLASIEGDLRITGFNSEGEISNAFTVLSQQKSVKSFAGFMERKGLITFDGKYHKMVTMKALDMSQLESVYGISISIAEETYGIAVGKHLAQRLNAGIGSELSLLSPVDQPALFGLPLSQKVVISNIFQTDVLDYDDRLVFIPLAVGKKLFTRKQLLDGIDVRLTSGENVKKVQLALTQIFPQSLSVTTWESAHPSLLNAMKLERIGALVVLSLIIIVSGFNLASTLFLIIIRKTKEFGILRAMGLPQANVRSIIFTQGILIGFVGIAAGSTFGLILVWTQQAIGFIPLPSDIYFLDSVPMILLSADVFWIIAISLILILGFIIITSWKANRMPLFESLQYEK